From a region of the Thermosipho melanesiensis BI429 genome:
- a CDS encoding TetR/AcrR family transcriptional regulator, giving the protein MTRRNTREIILKAAKEAFSKKGYDAVSIDEIAQIAGVRKSLIYYYFPSKEALFEEVWINSIEELENELFNSEKDEPTYITKIKSFLRKYIDFLTSKKEIADLLRKEKAKVLDKKDWENAKSKYENFLQRVEELIIEGKNKKVIKEEVDPKAVTEMIASVDSVPRKTLLKSVEEMLIKILLKDNT; this is encoded by the coding sequence ATGACAAGAAGAAATACAAGGGAGATAATATTAAAAGCTGCAAAAGAAGCGTTTTCCAAAAAAGGATATGATGCGGTTAGTATAGATGAGATTGCACAAATTGCAGGTGTGCGAAAATCTTTGATTTATTATTATTTCCCTAGTAAAGAGGCGCTTTTTGAAGAAGTGTGGATTAATTCTATTGAAGAATTGGAAAATGAGTTGTTTAACAGTGAAAAAGATGAACCTACGTATATTACAAAAATAAAGAGTTTTTTGAGAAAGTATATAGATTTTTTAACTAGTAAAAAAGAAATAGCGGATTTATTGAGAAAAGAAAAAGCAAAAGTTCTTGACAAAAAAGATTGGGAAAATGCAAAGAGTAAGTATGAAAACTTTTTGCAAAGAGTGGAAGAATTAATAATTGAAGGAAAAAACAAGAAGGTTATTAAAGAAGAAGTAGATCCAAAAGCAGTAACTGAGATGATAGCTAGTGTTGATTCTGTGCCGAGAAAGACATTACTAAAATCTGTTGAGGAAATGTTAATAAAAATTTTACTTAAAGATAATACGTAG
- a CDS encoding regulatory protein RecX: MKRNPLNDALRLLKYRVRSEKEIRVRLKSKGYSDEEVEKTVLKLKEKGFLDDEKFAYLYTYDSLTLKKKGPFLIRMELKNLGVDEFIIEDALKKVLEEVNVEEIKEEITKGLDEKKAKEYLYRRGFGGE; encoded by the coding sequence GTGAAGAGGAATCCCTTGAATGATGCTTTACGGCTTTTAAAGTATAGAGTTCGTTCGGAAAAAGAGATAAGAGTTAGGTTAAAATCCAAAGGATATTCAGACGAGGAAGTAGAAAAGACGGTTTTAAAATTAAAAGAAAAAGGATTTTTGGATGATGAGAAGTTTGCTTATTTATACACCTATGATTCTTTGACGCTGAAAAAGAAGGGCCCTTTTTTAATACGTATGGAGTTAAAAAATTTAGGTGTGGATGAATTTATTATTGAAGATGCTTTAAAGAAGGTGCTTGAAGAGGTAAATGTTGAAGAAATAAAAGAAGAAATCACGAAGGGTCTAGATGAAAAAAAGGCAAAAGAATATCTATACAGAAGAGGATTTGGAGGTGAATAA
- the rny gene encoding ribonuclease Y: MLIYILSGLGVLVGALLGYVVAKRNIEKQLLLAKKDAEHIIKDAEKEASEIKKKAVIESREELHKLREEWEKERKEREEEIRYLEERLIKREEMVSKREELLDKKENYVEELRKELDQRQRDLEAKEKELTERFEKLAGITPAQAKEMVLEEAREKYEYEIAKVYSQIKARYEEDSEKYAKKVIADAIQRYAPEYSGEVTVSTIMLPNDDMKGRLIGREGRNIRAFEKVTGVDLIIDDTPEMVTVSCFNPLRREIAKRTIEKLVADGRIHPTRIEEMYEKAKAEVEKIIREAGQEATFVTGVGGLHPEIIKLLGRLKFRTSYGQNVLNHSIEVALIAGLIASELGVNVEKAKRGGLLHDIGKALDHEVEGSHTVIGAEILRRYGESREIINMVMAHHGEEEPVTPEAVIVAAADALSAARPGARREDVENYIKRLIKLEEIAKSFKYVENAYAIQAGREVRVIVQPDKIDDVLADKLSHDIAIKIEEELQYPGVLKVVVIREKRSVAYAK; this comes from the coding sequence ATGTTGATATATATACTTTCTGGGTTAGGTGTTCTTGTTGGTGCATTACTGGGATATGTTGTGGCAAAAAGAAATATTGAAAAACAATTGTTGTTAGCGAAAAAAGATGCAGAACATATAATAAAAGATGCGGAAAAAGAGGCAAGTGAAATAAAGAAAAAGGCAGTAATTGAATCAAGAGAAGAGTTACATAAATTAAGGGAAGAATGGGAAAAAGAGAGAAAAGAAAGAGAAGAGGAAATAAGATACCTTGAAGAAAGATTAATAAAGCGAGAAGAAATGGTTTCTAAAAGAGAAGAACTATTGGATAAAAAAGAAAATTATGTTGAAGAATTAAGAAAAGAATTAGATCAAAGGCAAAGAGACTTGGAAGCAAAAGAAAAGGAACTAACGGAAAGGTTTGAAAAATTAGCGGGAATAACACCGGCGCAGGCAAAAGAAATGGTTCTTGAAGAAGCAAGGGAGAAATATGAATATGAAATTGCAAAGGTTTATTCTCAGATAAAAGCAAGATATGAAGAAGACTCGGAAAAGTATGCAAAAAAGGTTATAGCCGATGCAATACAAAGATATGCACCAGAGTATTCGGGAGAGGTTACTGTGAGCACAATTATGTTACCAAATGATGATATGAAGGGAAGACTGATTGGAAGAGAAGGTAGGAATATAAGGGCATTTGAAAAAGTAACGGGTGTAGACCTTATAATTGATGACACACCAGAAATGGTTACGGTAAGCTGTTTTAACCCCTTAAGAAGAGAAATAGCAAAAAGAACAATAGAAAAATTAGTTGCGGATGGAAGAATTCATCCTACAAGGATAGAAGAGATGTATGAAAAGGCAAAAGCTGAAGTTGAAAAGATTATTAGAGAAGCTGGACAAGAAGCCACTTTTGTGACAGGTGTAGGAGGACTTCATCCAGAAATAATTAAACTTCTTGGTAGGTTAAAGTTTAGAACAAGCTATGGACAGAATGTTCTAAATCATTCAATAGAAGTGGCACTTATTGCTGGATTAATTGCATCGGAACTTGGGGTAAACGTCGAGAAAGCAAAACGTGGAGGATTATTACACGATATTGGAAAGGCACTTGATCACGAGGTTGAAGGTTCTCATACAGTTATAGGCGCGGAGATTTTGAGGAGGTATGGGGAAAGTAGGGAAATAATTAATATGGTAATGGCACATCACGGGGAAGAAGAACCAGTGACTCCTGAAGCGGTAATAGTAGCCGCTGCCGATGCATTGTCTGCAGCACGACCTGGAGCAAGAAGGGAGGATGTGGAAAATTACATCAAAAGGCTTATTAAACTTGAAGAGATTGCAAAGAGTTTTAAATATGTGGAAAATGCTTATGCTATACAGGCTGGAAGAGAAGTAAGGGTGATAGTACAACCAGATAAAATTGATGATGTGCTTGCGGATAAATTGTCACATGATATAGCGATAAAAATAGAAGAAGAGTTACAATACCCCGGTGTGCTTAAAGTAGTGGTTATTAGGGAAAAAAGAAGTGTGGCTTATGCAAAATAA
- a CDS encoding S1 RNA-binding domain-containing protein gives MEVGQVVKGKVVEILKFGANVELEDGEKAFVHISKIASTYVKSVDDYLKIGQEVEGKVLGKTRDGKWELTLKETSTKENSDEKEKKTNSDFERKLAKFMKDSDRKHSEYRKRLDKKRGKKNRR, from the coding sequence ATGGAAGTCGGGCAAGTAGTAAAAGGTAAAGTAGTGGAAATACTAAAATTTGGAGCAAATGTGGAACTAGAAGATGGTGAAAAAGCATTTGTACATATTTCAAAAATTGCGTCAACATATGTTAAATCAGTAGATGATTATTTAAAGATAGGTCAGGAAGTTGAGGGTAAGGTGTTAGGAAAGACTAGAGATGGAAAATGGGAATTGACTTTGAAAGAGACATCTACGAAGGAAAATTCAGACGAAAAAGAGAAAAAGACAAATAGTGATTTTGAAAGAAAACTTGCAAAGTTTATGAAAGACAGTGATAGAAAGCATTCAGAATACAGAAAAAGATTAGACAAAAAGAGAGGTAAGAAAAATAGAAGATAA
- a CDS encoding complex I 24 kDa subunit family protein produces the protein MLSKIKDIISEAKNERLEEKDILIYTLHKIQDISENNFISEEAAKIVSEELNIPLSKVYEVLTFYSMFSTKKRGKYLIRVCSSLPCHVANGREIIKILKEELKIDFNQTTADGMFTLEETGCLGLCGVSPVIMINNKYYGDLTPEKVKELINKIKRGEEI, from the coding sequence ATGCTTTCCAAAATTAAAGATATTATTTCAGAAGCAAAAAATGAAAGGTTAGAAGAAAAAGATATTTTAATCTATACGCTTCATAAAATACAGGACATTAGTGAAAATAACTTTATATCTGAGGAAGCTGCAAAGATTGTTAGTGAAGAACTAAATATACCGTTATCCAAAGTATACGAAGTTCTAACTTTCTACAGTATGTTCTCTACCAAAAAAAGGGGAAAATACTTAATTAGAGTATGCTCAAGCCTTCCATGTCATGTGGCAAATGGAAGGGAAATAATAAAAATATTAAAAGAAGAACTGAAAATAGATTTTAACCAAACCACAGCAGATGGAATGTTTACACTTGAAGAAACGGGATGTTTAGGTTTATGTGGAGTTTCTCCGGTTATTATGATTAACAACAAATATTACGGTGATCTCACCCCAGAAAAAGTAAAAGAATTAATAAACAAAATAAAAAGGGGTGAGGAGATATGA
- the rpmE gene encoding 50S ribosomal protein L31: protein MKKGIHPEMKLVTVKCACGAEHKFYTVKENVRIDVCSSCHPFYKGAGAAGMIVDTEGRIEKFKKKYNLE from the coding sequence TTGAAAAAGGGAATTCACCCAGAGATGAAATTAGTAACGGTAAAATGTGCGTGTGGAGCCGAACACAAATTTTATACGGTAAAAGAAAATGTTAGAATTGACGTATGTTCGAGCTGTCACCCATTCTACAAAGGAGCAGGTGCTGCTGGTATGATCGTTGACACGGAAGGAAGAATTGAGAAATTTAAGAAAAAATATAACTTAGAATGA
- the recA gene encoding recombinase RecA, with protein sequence MSDNKQKKEVLKKAIGKIEKTFGKGSIMFLGEENAVQNIETISSGSVAIDIASGVGGYPRGRIVEIYGPESSGKTTIALHAIASAQKNGGIAAFVDAEHALDPVYAKNLGVDVENLLIAQPDYGEQALEIVDELVRSNAVDLVVIDSVAALVPRAEIEGSMGDVQVGLQARLMSQALRKLAGNINKSKAVVIFINQTRMKIGVMYGNPETTTGGVALKFYSTMRLEVRSIGKITEGKESIGNQVRIKFVKNKVAPPFKEAIVDVIYGKGIVRENELFNLAVDEGLISRRGSWFSYVDSTGTEHSLGQGKNNSLDYLLNHPELLDEIEEKIREKHGLLKKGEKSEEESLE encoded by the coding sequence ATGAGTGATAATAAACAAAAAAAGGAAGTTTTGAAAAAAGCTATTGGAAAGATTGAAAAAACGTTTGGAAAAGGCTCTATAATGTTCTTAGGGGAAGAAAATGCTGTGCAAAATATTGAAACAATATCCAGTGGTTCTGTTGCGATTGATATAGCTTCTGGTGTTGGTGGTTATCCAAGAGGGAGGATTGTGGAGATTTACGGTCCAGAATCTAGTGGAAAAACAACAATTGCATTGCATGCGATAGCTTCTGCTCAAAAAAATGGTGGTATTGCTGCATTTGTAGATGCAGAACATGCTCTTGATCCAGTATATGCAAAGAATTTAGGTGTAGATGTTGAAAATTTACTTATTGCACAGCCGGATTACGGAGAACAAGCACTTGAAATAGTGGATGAGCTTGTAAGGAGCAATGCCGTAGACCTTGTAGTTATAGATTCTGTAGCAGCGTTGGTCCCAAGAGCCGAAATTGAAGGTTCTATGGGGGATGTTCAAGTAGGGCTTCAGGCAAGATTAATGTCCCAAGCGTTGAGAAAATTAGCTGGAAATATTAACAAATCAAAAGCAGTTGTTATATTTATTAACCAAACGCGTATGAAAATAGGAGTTATGTATGGAAATCCAGAAACTACTACAGGTGGAGTAGCTTTGAAATTTTATTCTACAATGAGGTTAGAAGTAAGAAGTATTGGAAAAATAACGGAAGGGAAAGAAAGTATAGGAAATCAAGTTAGGATTAAATTTGTAAAGAATAAAGTTGCACCTCCTTTCAAAGAGGCAATTGTTGATGTGATATACGGAAAGGGAATTGTAAGGGAAAATGAGTTGTTTAATCTTGCTGTTGATGAGGGACTTATTTCTAGGCGCGGGAGTTGGTTTTCATATGTTGATTCAACAGGGACAGAACATTCATTGGGACAAGGGAAGAATAATTCATTGGATTATCTTTTGAATCATCCAGAGTTACTTGATGAAATAGAAGAAAAGATAAGAGAAAAACATGGACTTTTAAAGAAAGGTGAAAAAAGTGAAGAGGAATCCCTTGAATGA
- a CDS encoding type II toxin-antitoxin system Phd/YefM family antitoxin — translation MFKEKSRYYSIAEAKAKFSKVIEESGKKNIIITKNGKPVSVIISYEKFEKVLNFLENVWELYLLEVGDPSQFNKLKLEDFFEDK, via the coding sequence TTGTTCAAGGAAAAAAGTAGATATTACAGTATTGCAGAAGCAAAAGCAAAATTCTCAAAGGTAATTGAAGAATCAGGTAAGAAAAATATTATAATTACGAAAAATGGCAAACCTGTTTCTGTGATAATAAGCTATGAAAAATTTGAAAAAGTACTAAATTTTTTAGAAAATGTTTGGGAACTTTATCTACTAGAAGTCGGTGATCCTTCACAATTCAATAAATTAAAACTAGAAGATTTTTTTGAAGATAAATAG
- a CDS encoding ABC transporter ATP-binding protein — MAKVELEHVWKIYDGKVEAVKDATFTIEDKEFVVLLGPSGCGKTTTLRMIAGLEEITKGTLKIDGKVMNDVEPKDRDIAMVFQNYALYPHMTVYDNMAFGLKLRKVPKDEIERRVREAARILSIEEYLDRKPRQLSGGQRQRVAVGRAIVRNPKVFLFDEPLSNLDAKLRVQMRSELKKLHHRLEATIVYVTHDQIEAMTMANKIIVMKDGVIQQIGSPHEIYNKPANTFVAGFIGSPAMNFIDAKIIRENGLWIRSSGFNLKIPKQFTDILEKYIDKDVIFGIRPENIYDKMFAMLPKEGENTGRAKVDVVEPLGSETILHLVAGEDKFVAVVDPKTEAKEEQEIDIVFDMNTMHIFDKKTGEAII, encoded by the coding sequence ATGGCAAAAGTTGAATTAGAACACGTATGGAAAATTTATGACGGTAAAGTTGAAGCAGTAAAAGATGCTACTTTCACTATTGAAGACAAGGAATTTGTAGTGCTGCTTGGACCATCAGGATGTGGAAAAACCACTACTCTTAGAATGATAGCAGGGCTTGAGGAAATAACTAAAGGTACATTAAAAATCGATGGAAAAGTAATGAACGATGTAGAACCAAAAGACAGAGATATTGCAATGGTCTTCCAAAACTATGCATTGTATCCGCACATGACCGTTTACGATAACATGGCGTTTGGTCTTAAACTTAGAAAAGTCCCAAAAGATGAAATAGAAAGAAGAGTAAGGGAAGCAGCAAGAATTTTAAGTATTGAAGAATATCTCGATAGAAAACCAAGACAACTTTCCGGTGGACAAAGACAAAGAGTAGCAGTTGGTAGAGCAATAGTTAGAAATCCAAAAGTCTTCCTTTTTGACGAACCATTATCAAACTTAGACGCAAAATTGAGGGTCCAGATGAGATCTGAATTGAAAAAATTGCATCACAGACTAGAAGCAACAATTGTCTACGTTACACACGATCAAATTGAAGCTATGACAATGGCAAACAAAATAATAGTAATGAAAGATGGAGTAATTCAACAAATAGGTTCTCCACATGAAATTTACAATAAACCTGCAAATACATTTGTAGCAGGATTTATAGGAAGCCCAGCAATGAACTTTATCGATGCAAAGATAATAAGGGAAAATGGTCTTTGGATAAGATCAAGTGGATTCAATCTCAAAATTCCAAAACAATTTACAGACATTTTGGAAAAATACATCGACAAAGACGTCATTTTTGGAATAAGACCTGAAAATATTTACGACAAAATGTTCGCTATGTTACCAAAAGAAGGGGAAAATACAGGAAGAGCAAAGGTAGACGTTGTGGAACCACTGGGAAGCGAAACCATTCTACACTTAGTTGCAGGAGAAGATAAATTTGTAGCCGTCGTAGATCCAAAAACAGAAGCAAAAGAAGAACAGGAAATTGACATAGTATTTGATATGAATACTATGCACATATTTGATAAAAAAACTGGAGAAGCAATTATTTAA
- a CDS encoding radical SAM protein, whose protein sequence is MAVGGIKGMIYRQAGKMVNSFVRKADVKSFSKLLFTVGALSKEPAKSGLKKLGLMAQEEHPMIKKWIEIFQESSPKCTEKIINNLIINEFAIGEPLRQKIMEKEKVVLPKLGVISPTYACNLQCIGCYAGLYGRKYELSKEEVRSILKQGEELGIFFWIITGGEPFYWPHLFEILEEFDQHYFMIYSNGILINDEKAKRLSELGNATIAISVEGFEEETDWRRGKGVFKAILNTWERLRKYGVPFGASVTATKVNHDVIMKDEFWNFLEENGVKYVWVFQFMPVGMNPTMDLVPTPKQRYERFFKTDEMRLSGKFAFVADFWNHGFLTHGCLSSGAKYFHVNAKGYVEPCVFQQFAKDSIREKSLLEIFKSPFFEAYKRMIPFSNNLFRPCPIIDNPKVFRAMVKHFDAIPQHEGSEKVVTELAPEIDKLAEEWKTYADKLWYEHGYVERYPVNRGIYDYETRMKRYANREEALKVDKKLEI, encoded by the coding sequence ATGGCTGTAGGTGGAATAAAAGGTATGATTTATAGGCAAGCGGGGAAGATGGTTAATTCATTTGTAAGAAAAGCAGATGTTAAAAGCTTTTCAAAACTTCTTTTTACAGTTGGAGCCTTAAGTAAGGAACCTGCAAAAAGTGGTTTGAAGAAATTGGGTTTAATGGCACAGGAAGAACATCCCATGATAAAAAAATGGATTGAGATATTCCAAGAATCAAGTCCAAAGTGTACAGAAAAGATTATTAACAACCTAATAATCAATGAATTTGCAATAGGAGAACCATTAAGACAAAAGATTATGGAAAAGGAAAAAGTGGTTTTGCCAAAACTTGGAGTAATTAGTCCAACGTATGCGTGTAATCTTCAATGTATAGGATGTTATGCAGGGTTATATGGTAGAAAATACGAACTTTCAAAAGAAGAGGTAAGAAGTATATTAAAGCAAGGAGAAGAATTGGGAATTTTCTTCTGGATTATCACAGGTGGTGAGCCTTTCTATTGGCCTCATTTATTTGAAATTTTAGAAGAATTCGATCAACATTATTTCATGATATATTCAAATGGTATATTAATAAATGATGAAAAGGCAAAGAGGTTGTCAGAGCTTGGTAACGCAACTATTGCTATTTCTGTAGAAGGTTTTGAAGAGGAAACAGATTGGAGAAGGGGTAAAGGAGTATTCAAGGCAATATTAAATACTTGGGAAAGATTGAGAAAATATGGAGTTCCATTTGGAGCAAGTGTTACCGCAACAAAAGTTAACCACGATGTTATTATGAAAGATGAATTTTGGAACTTTTTAGAGGAAAACGGAGTAAAATATGTTTGGGTTTTTCAGTTTATGCCAGTTGGAATGAATCCTACGATGGATCTTGTTCCAACACCAAAACAAAGATATGAAAGATTTTTCAAAACAGATGAAATGAGACTTAGTGGTAAATTTGCATTTGTAGCTGATTTTTGGAACCATGGTTTCTTAACTCATGGTTGTTTATCATCTGGAGCAAAATATTTCCATGTGAATGCAAAAGGTTACGTTGAACCATGTGTTTTCCAACAATTTGCAAAAGATAGCATTAGGGAAAAATCATTGCTTGAAATTTTCAAATCTCCATTCTTTGAGGCATACAAGAGGATGATTCCATTTTCAAACAACCTGTTTAGACCATGCCCAATTATAGATAATCCGAAGGTATTTAGAGCTATGGTAAAACATTTCGATGCAATTCCACAACATGAAGGTTCAGAAAAGGTTGTTACAGAACTTGCACCAGAAATTGATAAACTAGCAGAAGAGTGGAAAACATATGCGGATAAACTTTGGTATGAACATGGATATGTGGAAAGATATCCGGTTAATAGAGGTATATATGATTACGAGACAAGAATGAAAAGGTATGCAAATAGAGAAGAAGCTTTGAAAGTAGATAAAAAATTAGAAATTTAA
- the nuoF gene encoding NADH-quinone oxidoreductase subunit NuoF has translation MKPITILVSIDSNSVLLGAKEFLKYLKELTNEYNLDKIVDILETGTIGNYKGVTIAIMPDNVFYSAKTKDDVKKIFEEHILKGRKVLDLEINPKELQQTVEKLTKEVKIVTRNIGKIDPKNIEEYIANDGYFALAKAFKMKPHEIIEEIKESGLRGRGGAGFPTGLKWEFAFKTQSDQKYIVCNADEGEPGTYKDRLIMEGDPHSVIEAMIIAGYAVGATKGYIYIRGEYYGSVENIKKAIKDAYEYGFLGENILNSNFNFDLSVRLGAGAYICGEETALLESIEGNAGRPRLKPPYPPQSGLFGKPTVINNVETLANVPQIILNGAKWFKQFGTENSPGTKVFCFTGNLNNRGIVELPMGVTVRELLVHAGGVSGDKLKMVQTGGIAGTFIDESKFDIPLDYDSFAKYSVSLGSGVILGVNNNHCVVDIAKNVMEFFRHESCGKCTPCREGTKMVVKILDKMSKLEANKEDLERLVEIANTAKETALCGLGQSFPVPLLSLINNFKEEFLDHIENKNCIANLCKKVERKKKKSKVTK, from the coding sequence ATGAAACCAATTACAATTTTAGTTTCAATAGACAGTAACAGCGTATTATTAGGCGCAAAGGAATTTTTAAAATACCTAAAAGAACTAACAAATGAATACAACCTCGATAAAATAGTAGATATACTAGAAACAGGTACAATAGGTAACTATAAGGGTGTAACCATTGCTATAATGCCCGATAACGTCTTTTATTCTGCAAAAACAAAAGACGATGTTAAAAAAATATTCGAAGAACATATTTTAAAAGGAAGAAAAGTTCTTGACCTTGAAATTAATCCAAAAGAGTTGCAACAAACAGTGGAAAAACTAACAAAGGAAGTAAAAATTGTAACAAGAAATATTGGAAAAATTGACCCAAAAAATATAGAAGAATACATTGCAAATGATGGATATTTTGCATTGGCAAAAGCATTTAAAATGAAACCACATGAAATAATTGAAGAAATAAAAGAAAGTGGACTTCGCGGTAGAGGTGGCGCAGGCTTCCCAACGGGCTTGAAATGGGAATTTGCATTTAAAACACAATCTGATCAAAAATACATAGTATGTAATGCCGATGAAGGAGAACCAGGAACATACAAAGATAGGTTAATTATGGAAGGAGATCCTCATAGTGTAATTGAAGCAATGATAATAGCAGGATACGCAGTGGGAGCAACAAAGGGATATATATACATTAGAGGTGAATACTACGGTTCTGTTGAAAATATTAAAAAAGCCATAAAAGATGCATATGAATACGGATTTTTAGGTGAAAATATTCTAAATAGCAACTTCAACTTTGATTTATCTGTAAGACTAGGTGCAGGAGCATATATCTGTGGTGAAGAAACTGCTTTACTTGAATCCATTGAAGGGAATGCGGGAAGACCTAGATTAAAACCACCCTATCCACCACAAAGTGGTCTATTTGGAAAACCGACTGTAATTAACAACGTAGAAACCCTTGCAAACGTTCCACAAATAATACTTAACGGCGCAAAATGGTTTAAACAATTTGGCACGGAAAATTCTCCAGGCACTAAAGTATTCTGTTTCACAGGCAATTTAAATAACAGAGGTATTGTAGAACTACCTATGGGAGTAACTGTAAGAGAACTGCTAGTACATGCAGGTGGAGTATCGGGAGATAAACTCAAAATGGTACAAACTGGTGGAATAGCTGGTACATTTATAGACGAAAGTAAATTTGACATACCATTGGATTATGATTCATTTGCAAAGTATAGTGTAAGCTTAGGTTCTGGCGTAATCCTCGGTGTAAATAACAACCATTGTGTAGTAGATATCGCAAAGAATGTAATGGAATTTTTCAGACATGAATCGTGTGGAAAATGTACCCCATGTAGAGAAGGAACAAAAATGGTAGTAAAAATACTAGATAAAATGAGTAAGCTTGAAGCAAATAAAGAAGACTTAGAAAGGCTTGTTGAGATTGCAAACACAGCTAAAGAAACGGCGTTATGCGGGCTCGGCCAAAGTTTTCCCGTGCCTTTATTATCACTAATTAATAATTTTAAAGAAGAATTTTTAGACCATATTGAAAACAAAAATTGTATAGCAAATCTATGTAAAAAAGTAGAACGAAAAAAGAAAAAGTCAAAAGTAACAAAATAA